From the Atribacterota bacterium genome, the window GCATGGTACATCAGGAACTTGATCTCATGCCTCATTTAACTGCAGCTCAAAATATATTCATAGGGCGAGAACCAGTTCGAAGATGGAGAATTGTTCTGGATGAAAATTCATTGAACGAGCAAACCCAAAGAATTTTTGATATGATGCATTTAAAACTGGAACCCCGATTAAAAGTTGCCAATATGAGTGTTGCTAACCAACAGATGGTTGAAATCGCCAAAGCTCTTTCCTTCAATTCTGAAGTACTTATTCTTGATGAACCTACTGCTACATTAGCTCAGGTGGAGATAATGGAACTATTCCGTATTATTCGTCAGCTCAAGGATAGAGGTGTTGGAGTAATATACATTTCTCATAGATTAGAGGAACTCCAAGAGTTAACTGACCGTATTACAGTCATGCGTGACGGCTTATATATAGATACTGTTCAAACAAAAGATACTACCATTGACCAGATAATAAAATTAATGGTTGGCCGTGTCATTTATGAATCATCTCCCGAATTGCCCAAAGTTCCCAGTAAGGAAACAGTTTTAGAAGTAAAGAACCTGAGTCGAGATGATGTGATTAAAAATGTTAGCTTCAATTTAAAACGAGGAGAAATATTAGGTTTTGCAGGGTTAGTAGGTGCTGGTCGGACAGAAGTAGCCCGTGCCATATTTGGTGCAGATCCTTTTGATACCGGGGAAATTTTAGTAAAAGGCAAGAAGGTTAATATTAAAAGTCCAAGTGATGCAGTAAAAAATGATATTGGCTATTTATCTGAAGATCGAAAACAATTTGGATTATGCCTGGGATTAGATGTAGAAACTAATATTGCTATGGTTATCATAGATAAATTGACCGGCTTTTTGGGATGGATTAAAAATATTGAATTGCGTTCTATCGTTAAACGTATGGTTGATAAGCTTTCTATAAAAACTCCCAGCTTAAATCAGAAGGTCCAGAATCTTTCTGGCGGAAACCAACAAAAATTGGTAGTAGGCAAGTGGCTCGCTAAGGATACCAATATTCTTATCTTTGATGAACCTACACGGGGGATTGATGTAGGAGCAAAAAGCGAGATATATAAGTTGTTAAATGAACTAGCTCAGCAAGGTAAATCAATTATTATGATTTCTTCTGAACTACCGGAAATTCTTCGTATGAGTCATCGTGTAGTAGTAATGTGTGAAGGTCGAATTACTGGTGAGTTAAATTATGAGGAAGCAACACAGGAGAATATCATGAAATTAGCTACTCTTCGTAATAGTGAGAAGGTTATTTTAAATAATTAAAACCATGAGGATAAGTTGGTAATATGAAAGATGATGCTATAATTAAAGATAGAAATACCCGTTCAGAAGCCATACAAAGATTAATGGCTTTTGGTGCTTTAATTATCATTTTTATTGGTTTCTCTTTTGCATCTCCTTATTTCTGTACATTTCGTAATATAATTGGAATACTCATTGCTACTGCCGTTAATGGTCTTCTTGCTATCGGTGTTACCTTTATTATTATTTCTGGTGGAATTGACTTATCAGTTGGAACGGTAATGACACTTTCTGCTGTAATGAGTGGTGTATTTATTACTTATTGGGATTTACCTGTTCCTTTAGGGGTTATAGCAGGGATATTGACCGGATGTATAGCTGGTTCTACTAATGTTATATTAGTATCTAAATTTAACATACCACCATTTGTAGCTACATTGGGTATGTTAAATATGGCCAGAGGATTTTCTCTGGTTATTTCAAAGCTTAGTCCAATTTATTTTGCCCTGGAAAAGTCGGTTAGTGGTATTGCTATGGGTTCCATTCTGGGTTCAGTGATTCCAGGATTTGATGTTCCTAATGCTGTTTTAATCTTATTTGGTTCTGCAATTGTGGCCAGTCTTATTCTTTCCAAGACAATTCTGGGAAGATACTGTTATGCAATTGGAAGCAATGAAAAGGCAGTGCGATTATCTGGTGTTAATGTAATTTTCTGGAAGACCCTTATTTATACAACTGCAGGTTTGTTTATTGGGATTGCTGGGGTGGTAATAGCCTCTCGGCTTAATTCTGCCCAACCCTCCCTGGGACTGGGTTATGAGTTAGATGCCATTGCCGCAGCAGTTATCGGTGGAACTTCATTAAGGGGTGGAGAGGGCACCATAATGGGGACTATAATAGGCGCATTTATCATTAGCACCCTTACCAATGGCTTGCGTATCATGTCAGTTCCACAAGAGTGGCAAATAGTTGTTACTGGTTTTATAGTTATTTTTGCCGTATATCTGGATATTCTTCGTAAGGGTACGCAATTATAAAGGGAAAAATATCTTCTCACCTTTGGTAAGAGAAAGTACCCAGTATCTAAATGTTTCTACAAATAATTTAAATAAAAAGTGAAAGCTGATTATTAAGGAAAATGCTGATTTTAATGGAAATCTTATCCTTCATTAAAAAGAACATTTCCCGGAAAAATAAAAATCTTCCTATAGTACTTATAGTAAAAGAAATTTCCAGATTCTAGATTCTATAATTCTAAATGAAACATAGGGCTAAACTTGCTGGATGAACTGGAATTGGTAGAAAAAGTATTTAGACAAAAGGCAGAGAGAATAATAAATCCACCTACTCATATATTCGGTATACCGCAATGCGCAAATTGTCTCAAGAAATATATAAATACAGTAGCAAAGAATACTTTCAGCCATGATTGCTTATGCTGGTATGTCTCTGCCCCCTTATTCCTGAAGACTTAAAGGAATGTATTGAACTACGTTTTTAATAGGCAAATATATTAGAAAAATTAGGTAAGAAATATAATAATAGAAAATGGACACCGGCTGCTTGATTATTTAAAAATTCAGGGGAATTGATTATTAAGCGGTATAATTATATTATCAAGCAGGAGAGAACAAGATACGGTGAAACAATAAGGAAGATAGCTAATTTAGAAGAAAAAGCCTATCAAATTTTCTTGACCGAAAACAGTTAGTGTGGTTAACTATTACCAGTGAGATCAGCAAGGTTTATCTAGAATCTTACTTTAACCAAGATTAATCGGGAATGCTAATAATCCCGATGAAGGTAAAAATGGATAATCACATTGAGTTACTACAGGAAAAAATTTAAGATCAAAATAGGAGATTAGACAAAAAATGAATAAAATCCTATGTAGTATGTTAGCTTTATTTATCTTTTTTTCTTTAAGCGGATTTATTCTCATAGTTTCAGCTCAACAACCGAGTAATGCTCCACAGGAAATAACTGGAATAGAAGGTATTTGGGAAGGCAAACTTCAAGTTCCGGGAGCTGAGCTCAGGATTGTTTACAGGATAACTAAAATTACTGAAGAGGAATTAATTGCTACCATGGATAGCCCCGATCAAGGGATAACCGGGATACCAGTTGATGAAGTTAATTTTAAAGACCACTTTGTACGCCTGGAAGTAAAATCTATAGGCGGATTTTTCGAAGGGAAAGTAAGTGATGATTTTTCAATAGTTGAAGGTGCCTGGCAACAATCTGGAGCATCCTTCCCCCTTTTGCTTCAACGGATAGAAAAGCCTATAGAAATAAGAAGATCACAGGAACCGGAAAAACCCTATCCCTATATTGAAGAAGAAGTTAAATATGATAACCAGGAAGCAAAAATAACTCTGGCTGGAACCTTAACCTTGCCAGAGGGAGAAGGACCATTTCCAGCAGTCATATTAATCAGCGGATCTGGACCTCAGGATAGAAATGAAACCATTGCCGGTCATCGTCCCTTTTTAGTGCTGGCTGATTATTTAACCCGTCAGGGTATTGCTGTTCTCAGATTTGATGATAGGGGAGTGGGAGAATCTACCGGAGACTTTACTCAGGCTACCAGTGAAGATTTCGCCTCAGATGTACTGGCTGGTATTGTCTATCTTAAAACCAGAAAAGAAGTTAATTCGCAACAAATCGGGCTCCTTGGTCATAGCGAAGGTGGTTTAATTGCTCCCATGGTTGCTGTACAATCATCGGATGTTGCCTTTATAGTCTTAATGGCAGGGACGGGATTAATCGGTGAGGAGATTTTATATTTACAAAGCGCTTTAATCTCCAGAGTAATGGGTGCAAGCGAAGAAGAAATAATTCGGAATCAGCGCTATAATGAAACAATCTATTCTCTGATCAAGGAAGGAGAAGATGAGGAGATATTAGTAAAAGAACTTTATCAGATATTTACAGATTACTTTAACGAATTAAATGAAGAAGAAAAGGATAGAATTGGTGATGCCGAAGTATATTTTAATGCCCAATTGCAAAGTTTATTATCTCCCTGGTTCAAATATTTCCTAATTTATGATCCTAAACCGGCTTTGAGTAAGGTTAAATGCCCTGTACTGGCCATAAATGGAGGAAACGATTTACAGGTGCCACCAGCTGAAAACCTTAGCGCAATAGAAGAGGCTTTGATAGCTGGAGGTAACAGTGATTTTGTGATTAGAGAATTAGCTGGACTTAATCATCTATTTCAGACTGCTGATACCGGATCACCTGATGAATATGCCAGGATTGAGGAGACAATATCACCAGATGTGTTAAAATTAATTAGTGATTGGATTCTAGTGCCTACCCTTGATTTAGAATAAAACAGCATATAATATAACATATAATATAAATAGTTAATTGAGACTAAATTAGTTAATATATTCATTTAAAATTAAAAATAATTCCATTTAACGGGAGAGAAACATGAAAGTACTACGCTTAAAATATGAAAAAAATGAAATTTTGGAAAAAAATAAAGCAATTGAGGTTTGCTTCAAGTGTTCTACCTGTTCCAAGTTTTGTCCTATTACTCAAAATGTAAAAAAGTATAACCTGGAAAATTCCTTTATAACTCAGCTTTTTGAAGCAGAAAAGCCGGAGGCTTTGAATGATGTCTGGATGTGTTGTGCCTGCGAAAAATGTGTTATCACCTGTCCACAGGATACTAATCCTACCGAAGCCTTTACCAATTTAAAGGAAAAATCTTACCAAGAAGGTTATGCCCCGGAAATGGTATATCGATTGGTAGACCAGCTTCTGCAGGAAGGGACTGTTTATGGCATTAAATTTACTAATTTAGCTCGCAAGAGAGCAGGATTGAAAGATATGGAGAAAAACAAAAAATCAGTGCAGGAAATTAATATATTAGCTGAAAAAACTGGTTTAAAAAAGAAAGAGGATCAAAAATAATGATAAGCTATCTGTTTTTTAAAGGATGTACCATACCAGCCAGTTTACCAAATGTGGAAAAATTAGCCTTGGATATTTTACCAGAAATAGGGATTAATTTAATAGAATCAGATGAATTCACCTGTTGTCCTGATCCTATAAGACTACAGGGGACCAGTCAATATTTCTGGATGGCTTCCGCTGCCAGAAATATTGCCATTGCTGAAGAAAAGAAGTTAGATATTATGACTTTATGCAATGGATGTGAAAATACTTTAGCCATCGTAAATTATAAAATGAAAAACAATTCTGAACTAAGAAGAAAGGTAAATGAAGCATTAAAAGAAATCGGAAGAGAGTTTCAGGGCACTGTCAAGATAAAACATTTTTTACAGGTCTTAAAAGAAGACATTGGATTAGATAATCTAAAAAAAATGATTAGGATTCCTTTGACTGGTCTTAAAGTTGCCGGTCATCCAGGATGTCATCTACTAATGCCCAATGAAATATTAAAATTTGATAATCCAGTGGATCCGGAATTTTACGATAAATTTATTGCTGCCTTGGGTGCAACCCCGGTTGATTATCTAACCAAGTCAGATTGCTGTGGTATATCTCTGAGTTTGGCTGGAGATAAAGAAGCCTCCAATCAATGTATTCAAAATAAATTGATTGATGTACAGCTTTCCGGAGCCCAGATTATCAGTACGGCCTGTCCGGCCTGTTTCAATCAATTCGATTTTGGTCAATTTATGCTTTCTCGAGACAATCCCCGATTGAAAGAAAAACCTATTCCAGTATTGTATGCCATTGAACTTTTAGCACTGGCAATGGGTCGTTCTTTTGAAGAAATTGGCTACAATCTCCATCGGGTAAGAATACCAGTTGAGGAAAAGATATAGGAGGAAAGTATGGAAAAAGTTAAAACTACTTGTGTGTATTGCGGAACTGGTTGTCAATTATGGTTAAAGACCAAAGAGG encodes:
- a CDS encoding sugar ABC transporter ATP-binding protein, whose translation is MGELLLLMEEIDKSFPGVNALKKCRFELKAGEVHALVGENGAGKSTLVKILAGVYTKDTGRIVYKGKEVDIPNPKAAQLHGISMVHQELDLMPHLTAAQNIFIGREPVRRWRIVLDENSLNEQTQRIFDMMHLKLEPRLKVANMSVANQQMVEIAKALSFNSEVLILDEPTATLAQVEIMELFRIIRQLKDRGVGVIYISHRLEELQELTDRITVMRDGLYIDTVQTKDTTIDQIIKLMVGRVIYESSPELPKVPSKETVLEVKNLSRDDVIKNVSFNLKRGEILGFAGLVGAGRTEVARAIFGADPFDTGEILVKGKKVNIKSPSDAVKNDIGYLSEDRKQFGLCLGLDVETNIAMVIIDKLTGFLGWIKNIELRSIVKRMVDKLSIKTPSLNQKVQNLSGGNQQKLVVGKWLAKDTNILIFDEPTRGIDVGAKSEIYKLLNELAQQGKSIIMISSELPEILRMSHRVVVMCEGRITGELNYEEATQENIMKLATLRNSEKVILNN
- a CDS encoding ABC transporter permease, whose protein sequence is MKDDAIIKDRNTRSEAIQRLMAFGALIIIFIGFSFASPYFCTFRNIIGILIATAVNGLLAIGVTFIIISGGIDLSVGTVMTLSAVMSGVFITYWDLPVPLGVIAGILTGCIAGSTNVILVSKFNIPPFVATLGMLNMARGFSLVISKLSPIYFALEKSVSGIAMGSILGSVIPGFDVPNAVLILFGSAIVASLILSKTILGRYCYAIGSNEKAVRLSGVNVIFWKTLIYTTAGLFIGIAGVVIASRLNSAQPSLGLGYELDAIAAAVIGGTSLRGGEGTIMGTIIGAFIISTLTNGLRIMSVPQEWQIVVTGFIVIFAVYLDILRKGTQL
- a CDS encoding alpha/beta fold hydrolase; the protein is MNKILCSMLALFIFFSLSGFILIVSAQQPSNAPQEITGIEGIWEGKLQVPGAELRIVYRITKITEEELIATMDSPDQGITGIPVDEVNFKDHFVRLEVKSIGGFFEGKVSDDFSIVEGAWQQSGASFPLLLQRIEKPIEIRRSQEPEKPYPYIEEEVKYDNQEAKITLAGTLTLPEGEGPFPAVILISGSGPQDRNETIAGHRPFLVLADYLTRQGIAVLRFDDRGVGESTGDFTQATSEDFASDVLAGIVYLKTRKEVNSQQIGLLGHSEGGLIAPMVAVQSSDVAFIVLMAGTGLIGEEILYLQSALISRVMGASEEEIIRNQRYNETIYSLIKEGEDEEILVKELYQIFTDYFNELNEEEKDRIGDAEVYFNAQLQSLLSPWFKYFLIYDPKPALSKVKCPVLAINGGNDLQVPPAENLSAIEEALIAGGNSDFVIRELAGLNHLFQTADTGSPDEYARIEETISPDVLKLISDWILVPTLDLE
- a CDS encoding CoB--CoM heterodisulfide reductase iron-sulfur subunit B family protein, translated to MISYLFFKGCTIPASLPNVEKLALDILPEIGINLIESDEFTCCPDPIRLQGTSQYFWMASAARNIAIAEEKKLDIMTLCNGCENTLAIVNYKMKNNSELRRKVNEALKEIGREFQGTVKIKHFLQVLKEDIGLDNLKKMIRIPLTGLKVAGHPGCHLLMPNEILKFDNPVDPEFYDKFIAALGATPVDYLTKSDCCGISLSLAGDKEASNQCIQNKLIDVQLSGAQIISTACPACFNQFDFGQFMLSRDNPRLKEKPIPVLYAIELLALAMGRSFEEIGYNLHRVRIPVEEKI